The Candidozyma auris chromosome 1, complete sequence genome includes a region encoding these proteins:
- a CDS encoding mitochondrial 54S ribosomal protein uL13m translates to MSQRIGNSTLALTRVWHHVDMAADKRTLGRLAASIALTLQGKHKPTYSPNRDHGDYVVVTNCSHMNVTGNKMKEKTYWSHTGRPGSLKLVPMERMIANKGYGEILKRAVKGMIPKNKLRLARMDRLKVFDGHEHPYTENLIAHADEVPDMKKKLAELERKEAVAAELRKQYLGQ, encoded by the coding sequence ATGTCCCAGAGAATCGGTAACTCCACGCTCGCTCTAACTAGAGTGTGGCACCACGTGGATATGGCTGCCGACAAAAGAACGTTAGGTCGTTTGGCGGCGAGCATAGCCTTGACTTTGCAAGGGAAACATAAACCTACATACTCGCCCAACAGAGACCATGGAGATTACGTTGTTGTGACCAACTGCTCCCACATGAACGTGACGGGAAATaagatgaaggagaaaacCTACTGGTCGCACACAGGCAGGCCGGGCTCGTTGAAACTTGTGCCTATGGAGAGAATGATTGCTAACAAAGGGTACGGggaaatcttgaagagagcCGTCAAGGGTATGATACCTAAGAACAAGCTTAGACTTGCTAGAATGGACAGACTCAAGGTGTTTGATGGGCATGAACATCCATACACAGAAAACTTGATTGCTCACGCCGATGAGGTGCCagacatgaagaagaagcttgctgAGTTGGAGAGGAAGGAGgctgttgctgctgagCTTAGGAAGCAATACCTTGGTCAGTAA
- a CDS encoding DNA-directed RNA polymerase II subunit RPB2, whose amino-acid sequence MSTPPATVDDPYTYEEDDSSITPEDCWTVISSFFQEKGLVSQQLDSFDEFIESTIQELVWEDSHLILDQPAQHTSEDQYENKRYEITFGKIYISKPTQTEGDGTTHPMFPQEARLRNLTYSSPLYVDMTKKKFKSDDRIKRGTELEWIEEKVENEDASTKVFLGKVPIMLRSKFCMLRDLGEHEFYELKECPYDMGGYFVINGSEKVLIAQERSAANIVQVFKKAAPSPISHVAEIRSALEKGSRLISSMQIKLYGRDDKGTSGRTIKATLPYIKEDIPIVIVFRALGVVPDGDILEHICYDANDWQMLEMLKPCVEEGFVIQEREVALDFIGRRGVLGIRREKRIQYAKDILQKELLPNITQEAGFESKKAFFLGYMVNRLLLCALERKEPDDRDHFGKKRLDLAGPLLAGLFRILFKKLTRDIYNYMQRCVENDKEFNLTLAVKSQTITDGLRYSLATGNWGEQKKAMSARAGVSQVLNRYTYSSTLSHLRRTNTPIGRDGKIAKPRQLHNTHWGLVCPAETPEGQACGLVKNLSLMTCISVGTASEPILYFLEEWGMEPLEDYVPSNSPDCTRVFVNGVWVGTHREPAQLVDTMRRLRRRGDIAPEVSIIRDIREREFKIFTDAGRVYRPLFIVDDDPESETKGELVLQKEHIHKLMNSEYDEYDDDPSASHYTWSSLVNDGVVEYVDAEEEETIMIAMTPEDLEASKSSLSETQQKSLQMEEQDLDPAKRIKPTYVSSTHTFTHCEIHPSMILGVAASIIPFPDHNQSPRNTYQSAMGKQAMGVFLTNYAVRMDTMANILYYPQKPLATTRAMEFLKFRELPAGQNAIVAIACYSGYNQEDSMIMNQSSIDRGLFRSLFFRSYMDLEKRQGMKALETFEKPSRSDTLRLKHGTYEKLDDDGLIAPGVRVSGEDIIIGKTTPIPPDTEELGQRTQYHTKRDASTPLRSTESGIVDQVMLTTNGDGAKFVKVRMRTTKIPQIGDKFASRHGQKGTIGVTYRHEDMPFSAQGIVPDLIINPHAIPSRMTVAHLIECLLSKVSSLSGLEGDASPFTDVTAEAISKLLREHGYQSRGFEVMYNGHTGKKLMAQIFFGPTYYQRLRHMVDDKIHARARGPVQVLTRQPVEGRSRDGGLRFGEMERDCMIAHGAAGFLKERLMEASDAFRVHVCGICGLMSVIANLKKNQFECRSCKNKTNIYQIHIPYAAKLLFQELMAMNISPRLYTESSGVSVRV is encoded by the coding sequence ATGTCCACTCCCCCAGCCACCGTGGACGATCCCTACACGTATGAGGAAGATGACAGCTCGATCACACCAGAGGATTGCTGGACGGTGATCTCGTCCTTCTTCCAGGAAAAGGGCTTGGTCTCACAACAGTTGGACTCCTTCGATGAGTTCATCGAATCGACCATCCAGGAGCTTGTATGGGAAGACTCGcacttgattttggatcAGCCGGCTCAGCATACATCCGAGGACCAGTATGAGAACAAGCGGTACGAAATCACTTTTGGTAAGATTTATATCTCGAAGCCAACCCAGACGGAAGGCGACGGTACCACCCACCCTATGTTTCCACAGGAGGCCCGTTTACGTAATCTCACGtattcttctcctttgtATGTGGAcatgacgaagaaaaagttTAAGTCTGACGACAGAATTAAACGGGGCACTGAACTTGAGTggattgaagagaaggtggAAAATGAGGATGCGCTGACCAAGGTTTTTTTGGGTAAAGTCCCGATCATGTTGCGGTCGAAATTCTGTATGTTACGTGACTTGGGAGAGCACGAGTTTTatgagttgaaggagtGTCCCTACGATATGGGTGGTTATTTTGTCATTAATGGTTCAGAGAAAGTTTTGATTGCTCAGGAAAGATCAGCAGCTAATATCGTGCAGGTTTTTAAGAAGGCGGCTCCTTCACCCATCTCTCACGTCGCAGAAATCAGATCAGCTTTGGAGAAGGGCTCCAGGTTGATCTCTTCTATGCAAATTAAGCTTTACGGCAGAGACGATAAGGGCACCTCAGGAAGAACTATAAAGGCCACTCTCCCTTACATAAAAGAAGATATCCCTATTGTCATTGTCTTCAGAGCGCTTGGTGTTGTCCCTGACGGTGATATCTTGGAACACATCTGCTATGATGCTAATGACTGGCAAATGTTGGAGATGTTGAAGCCATGTGTTGAGGAGGGTTTCGTCATTCAGGAAAGAGAAGTGGCACTCGATTTCAtcggaagaagaggtgTGTTGGGTATTCGTAGAGAAAAGCGTATCCAGTATGCCAaagatattcttcaaaaggagCTTCTACCAAATATCACCCAGGAGGCTGGTTTCGAGTCCAAAaaggctttcttcttgggttACATGGTAAACAGATTGTTGTTGTGTGCTTTGGAGAGAAAAGAGCCCGACGATAGAGATCACTTTGGTAAAAAGAGATTGGACTTGGCTGGTCCTTTGTTGGCCGGTTTGTTCCGTATTCTTTTTAAGAAGTTGACAAGGGATATCTACAACTACATGCAGAGATGTGTCGAGAACGACAAGGAGTTCAACCTCACTCTCGCTGTGAAATCGCAAACAATTACTGATGGATTGCGTTACTCGTTGGCCACTGGTAACTGGGGTGAACAGAAAAAGGCTATGAGTGCTCGTGCTGGTGTCTCTCAAGTGTTGAACCGTTATACCTACTCATCGACATTGTCTCACTTGAGAAGAACCAACACGCCAATCGGTAGAGACGGTAAGATTGCCAAACCAAGACAGTTGCATAATACCCATTGGGGTCTTGTTTGTCCCGCAGAAACTCCAGAGGGTCAAGCGTGtggtttggtgaagaacttgtccttgatgaCATGTATCTCTGTCGGAACCGCATCAGAACCTATTTTATATTTCTTGGAAGAATGGGGTATGGAACCATTGGAAGACTATGTTCCTTCGAATTCTCCTGATTGCACAAGGGTCTTTGTCAACGGTGTTTGGGTCGGTACTCATAGAGAGCCAGCACAGTTGGTCGACacgatgagaagattgagaagACGTGGTGATATCGCTCCTGAAGTCTCTATCATCAGAGATATTAGAGAGAGAGAGTTCAAGATTTTCACTGACGCTGGCCGTGTCTACAGACCATTGTTCATTGTCGATGACGATCCTGAGTCCGAAACCAAGGGTGAACTTGTATTGCAGAAGGAGCATATTCATAAGTTGATGAATTCTGAATATGATGAGTATGATGATGACCCTCTGGCATCTCACTACACCTGGTCTTCCTTGGTGAATGACGGTGTGGTGGAATATGTTGAtgcagaggaagaggaaacTATAATGATCGCGATGACCCCAGAAGACTTGGAGGCTtccaagagctctttgtCGGAAACACAGCAGAAAAGCTTGCAAATGGAGGAGCAGGATCTCGATCCAGCAAAGAGAATTAAGCCAACATACGTTTCATCTACGCATACTTTTACACATTGCGAGATTCATCCTTCCATGATTCTTGGTGTTGCAGCTTCTATCATTCCTTTCCCAGATCACAATCAATCTCCACGTAACACATACCAATCTGCTATGGGTAAGCAAGCTATGGGTGTTTTCTTGACTAATTATGCCGTCAGAATGGACACGATGGCTAACATTCTTTACTACCCACAGAAGCCACTCGCAACCACGCGTGCTATggagttcttgaaattcCGTGAGTTGCCTGCTGGTCAAAATGCAATTGTTGCTATCGCATGTTATTCTGGTTACAACCAGGAAGATTCTATGATCATGAACCAATCTTCTATCGACAGAGGTCTTTTCAGATCCTTGTTTTTCAGATCCTACATGGATTTGGAAAAGAGGCAAGGTATGAAAGCTTTGGAGACTTTTGAGAAGCCGTCCAGGTCAGACACTTTGAGATTGAAGCATGGCACATACGAAAAATtagatgatgatggttTAATCGCCCCAGGTGTCAGAGTCAGTGGAGaagacatcatcatcggAAAGACTACCCCTATTCCCCCTGATACAGAGGAGTTGGGTCAGAGAACACAATATCACACCAAGAGGGATGCATCTACTCCATTGAGAAGTACTGAATCGGGTATTGTTGACCAGGTCATGTTGACCACAAACGGTGATGGCGCCAAGTTTGTCAAGGTTAGAATGAGAACAACCAAGATTCCTCAGATTGGTGATAAGTTCGCATCTCGTCACGGTCAAAAGGGTACTATTGGTGTCACCTACAGACACGAAGACATGCCATTCAGTGCACAAGGAATTGTTCCAGATTTGATCATCAACCCACACGCTATTCCATCCCGAATGACAGTCGCCCACTTGATTGAATGTTTATTGTCAAAGGTTTCTTCGTTGTCCGGATTGGAGGGTGATGCATCTCCCTTCACTGATGTCACAGCTGAGGCCATCTCCAAGTTGTTAAGAGAGCACGGCTACCAGTCGAGAGGTTTTGAAGTAATGTATAATGGTCACACAGGTAAGAAGTTAATGGCGcagatcttctttggtCCAACCTATTACCAAAGATTGAGACATATGGTTGACGACAAGATCCAcgccagagccagaggcCCGGTGCAAGTCTTGACCAGACAACCAGTGGAGGGTAGATCGAGAGATGGTGGTTTGCGTTTTGGAGAGATGGAGAGAGATTGTATGATTGCACACGGTGCGGCTGgtttcttgaaagagaggTTGATGGAGGCCTCGGATGCCTTCAGAGTGCATGTTTGTGGTATTTGTGGTTTGATGTCTGTTAttgccaacttgaagaagaaccaaTTCGAGTGCCGTTCGTGCAAGAACAAGACGAACATTTACCAGATCCACATTCCGTACGCTGCCAAGTTATTGTTTCAGGAGTTGATGGCAATGAACATCTCCCCAAGATTATACACGGAGAGTTCTGGCGTGAGCGTGAGAGTGTAA
- the RPB7 gene encoding DNA-directed RNA polymerase II subunit RPB7, translating to MFFLKDLSLNLTLHPSYFGTQMDQYLRDKLLSDVEGTCTGQFGYIVCVLDCMNIDVGRGRIIPGSGMAEFEVKYRAVVWKPFKGEVVDAVVTTVNKMGFFADVGPLSVFVSTHLIPSDMKFNPSANPPAYVSPDETIEKGSRVRLKIVGTRTDVNEIYAIGSIKEDYLGPSPL from the coding sequence ATGTTTTTTCTCAAAGACCTCTCGTTAAACTTGACCCTTCATCCGTCTTACTTCGGCACTCAAATGGACCAGTACTTGCGAGATAAACTTCTTCTGGACGTTGAGGGGACGTGCACAGGTCAGTTTGGCTACATAGTATGTGTTTTGGATTGTATGAACATTGACGTGGGCCGGGGCAGGATCATCCCGGGCTCGGGAATGGCAGAGTTTGAGGTAAAGTACAGAGCGGTAGTGTGGAAGCCCTTCAAGGGAGAGGTTGTCGACGCTGTGGTGACTACAGTGAACAAGATGGGATTTTTTGCCGACGTGGGACCGCTATCTGTCTTTGTGAGTACACATTTGATTCCCTCAGACATGAAGTTCAACCCTTCTGCCAACCCCCCGGCATATGTGAGCCCTGACGAAACTATAGAGAAGGGCTCTCGTGTGAGATTGAAGATTGTCGGTACGAGGACGGATGTGAATGAGATTTATGCTATTGGCTCTATTAAAGAGGACTATTTGGGGCCCAGTCCGTTGTAA
- the MRP20 gene encoding mitochondrial 54S ribosomal protein uL23m — MTSILRAVAGVARAIPRRFVHHKMSPKDYPKVNVADVDLNPPKYGFRRERKPLLSQSVKDTLFPAVAIKELYKNEGKPVPMKFRGNNDEVARRNYERFQEEVAMGLPHFKVGNKKVYLPKARVILLHPLARHTPYQARFLVPRNFNKLDLRDYLWHVYGLRALNVTVQLTPRVWKRRQNDFARHRSRQLKIMTIDMEEPFVWPKLPEKAQDMGYTRMKEQLEYSKRLMGKSDAERPVDAFDGIFNKTELPNTFVSAKSQKVLKEKVDAMVAKEESAIDRRKVAQFLKL; from the coding sequence ATGACCTCCATCCTTCGAGCCGTGGCTGGCGTGGCCAGGGCTATTCCTAGGCGCTTTGTCCACCACAAAATGTCCCCCAAGGATTACCCCAAGGTCAACGTGGCCGACGTCGACCTCAATCCTCCCAAATACGGTTTCCGTAGGGAGAGAAAACCGCTTCTCTCCCAGCTGGTGAAAGACACGCTTTTCCCGGCTGTTGCAATCAAAGAGTTATATAAAAATGAAGGAAAGCCAGTGCCAATGAAGTTTAGAGGTAACAACGATGAAGTTGCTCGCAGAAACTATGAGAGGTTTCAGGAGGAAGTCGCCATGGGCCTTCCTCACTTCAAGGTTGGCAATAAGAAAGTGTACCTTCCCAAGGCCAGAGTCATTCTTTTGCATCCGCTTGCAAGACACACGCCGTACCAGGCCCGTTTTCTCGTCCCTCGTaatttcaacaagctcGACTTAAGGGACTACCTTTGGCATGTATATGGCTTGAGAGCCCTTAACGTCACTGTTCAGCTAACGCCAAGAGTGTGGAAGAGACGTCAGAACGATTTTGCTCGTCACAGAAGTCGCCAGTTGAAAATCATGACCATCGACATGGAGGAGCCGTTTGTGTGGCCTAAGTTGCCAGAGAAGGCTCAGGACATGGGCTACACGAGAATGAAGGAACAGCTTGAGTACTCCAAGAGATTGATGGGCAAATCAGACGCAGAGAGACCTGTAGATGCCTTTGACGGtatcttcaacaagacaGAACTTCCCAACACGTTCGTGTCGGCAAAATCCCAGaaagtgttgaaggagaaagtCGATGCCATGGTTGCCAAGGAGGAACTGGCCATTGACAGACGTAAGGTGGCCCAGTTTTTGAAATTATAA